A window of the Chlamydiales bacterium STE3 genome harbors these coding sequences:
- a CDS encoding Response regulator receiver modulated serine phosphatase (Product derived from UniProtKB/Trembl:Q01YK8) — protein MSILSKKIINQLKADLRADVATKILVVDDEPDFKLLVTQFFRNKIQKDHLHFLFTNNTQEALRILNEDPDISIVLTNLNAPGTALTEFLEKIALLDQFCKVIVISAYGDMVNVRMAMNRGAFDFIMKPIDFSDLGLTIDRLIEQSILSKEAQETKKALADIERQLDIARTIQQSFIPHHFNPMPHIKSFEIFGKMLPAKHVGGDFFDFFPLDETHLGFIIADVSGKGVPAALFMAVTRTIIRTIAMKTESPLETVQETNKLLNYENETSLFVTAFYGIINSKTGELRYSNAGHNPPYLLSSDQTVTEIGKYQGLPLGVLSEPELSSKLPYSEKSLFLKKNDTLILYTDGVTEAMNLSYKMFGEKRLNKIVRSLAQKPLQEIVNSILKSIKQHGGSAAQSDDCTLLALRYKG, from the coding sequence TTGTCAATTCTATCCAAAAAAATTATAAATCAATTAAAAGCAGATTTGAGAGCAGACGTGGCCACTAAAATTTTAGTTGTTGATGATGAACCTGATTTTAAATTACTAGTGACACAATTTTTCAGAAACAAAATACAAAAAGACCACCTGCATTTTCTTTTTACGAATAATACTCAAGAAGCGCTGCGCATTTTGAACGAAGATCCAGATATCTCGATTGTATTAACTAACTTAAATGCTCCAGGAACTGCCTTAACAGAATTTTTGGAAAAGATTGCACTTCTAGATCAATTTTGCAAAGTCATCGTCATCTCCGCTTATGGGGATATGGTCAATGTGAGGATGGCTATGAATCGGGGAGCTTTTGATTTCATTATGAAACCCATTGATTTTAGTGACCTGGGGTTGACAATTGATCGATTGATCGAACAAAGCATTTTGTCAAAAGAAGCTCAGGAAACAAAAAAAGCTCTCGCAGACATTGAAAGGCAACTAGATATCGCAAGAACGATTCAACAATCTTTCATTCCTCATCATTTCAATCCTATGCCTCACATCAAAAGTTTTGAAATTTTTGGTAAGATGTTGCCAGCAAAGCATGTGGGTGGAGATTTTTTTGATTTCTTTCCCCTTGACGAAACACATCTCGGGTTTATTATTGCAGACGTTTCAGGCAAGGGTGTCCCTGCAGCACTCTTTATGGCGGTAACGAGGACGATTATTCGAACGATAGCAATGAAAACAGAATCTCCTTTAGAAACAGTTCAAGAAACAAACAAATTATTAAATTATGAAAATGAAACATCCTTATTTGTAACCGCTTTTTATGGCATCATCAATAGCAAAACGGGAGAATTGCGTTATAGTAATGCGGGCCACAATCCTCCTTATTTGCTTTCTTCCGATCAAACAGTAACAGAGATCGGCAAATACCAAGGACTTCCATTAGGAGTTTTAAGTGAACCAGAACTATCGAGTAAGCTTCCTTATTCCGAAAAAAGCTTATTTTTGAAAAAAAATGACACATTGATTCTTTACACAGATGGGGTCACAGAGGCAATGAATCTTTCTTATAAAATGTTTGGAGAAAAAAGACTTAACAAAATTGTTCGTTCTTTAGCCCAAAAACCCCTACAAGAAATTGTAAATAGCATTCTTAAGAGTATCAAACAACACGGCGGCAGCGCCGCCCAATCCGATGATTGTACTTTACTCGCTTTGCGTTATAAGGGGTAA